In Miscanthus floridulus cultivar M001 chromosome 8, ASM1932011v1, whole genome shotgun sequence, the sequence ATGGATAAAAGGGAGTGGGCCTGCTGGCTCCACGCTCGGTTTTCGTGGTTAGGCGGGCTTCCCGCGCTTTTAgcgcaaagaaaaaaaaaactgaaagcgGGCGCCTAATTAGCAGTGGGTGGGGCCTGGCATGGACTCGTCGACTTGGCATGGCAGTTGGCAGCCCAGAGTTTACTCGTGGATCGGTGGACTACGGCTCTTCAAAAAATGTGGCATTGGCTGTTGCCGATCGCCTGGGCTACGGCGCTATTCGTATCTGCTGCTACGTCTACTTCGGGTCGACAGATCATTCCACCACAGGCAACTTACCAGTTAATTAAGAATTAATAAGATGCGCTTAGTTAGTTGTAGTTCATGGTTTCTTTAAAGTTTCTATGCACGTTATAAATAAAATCAATCGCCGAGAAAGCAACGTTTTCATTCTTCTCGCCTCAGCACCCCAACACGACGCACTGTTGATTTCCTTCATGGCCACCTCATCACAACAATTAACactctgttcgcttgatcgtttacgtggcttataagccggctgatcctgttttgctgtgagagaaaaacactgtatcatggctgatacgatcaaagtGCAAGTATTTAACTTTTAATAAAGTAGCAATAAATATAAAAATGGAAATATATAGACCTCGTCGAATGATAAAAAATatatggccccgttcgtttggaggaattctggaggaatctatgagagaaaaacacggttccggATGAAAAAGAAACGGATTACACCAGGTTTAAAGGCACGGCTTAGAAAGGCAATAATGTGTTGAAAACAGACACATTGACCACCTCCTCAAGGCAAAAGGGGGACGCGTACAGACCCGACGGCCTGACCTGACGACCTCCCACCCACCGCCGCCGGCGGCGTCGGCCGCCTCCCAGGCGCCGGCGCCCcctgccctcccctccccctccccctccccctcctcctcctccacctcccctaCCCTCCCCACCAAGGATGCGGCTGGATCTGGCGTTCTGGCGCCTCCGCGGGATCTGTGGCCGCCCGCGCGGATGCCGGCGTCgggagctgccgccgccgctgccgacgGCGGATCCGAGCCCGTTCCCACTGGATCCGGCGCTGCGGCCCCTCCGCGGCCCTCCACGCTGCCGCAGCCGTCGAGGTCGGGCTCCGCCGCCACTCCATCCACGCCGACGATGATGTCGGGCACCACTACAGCAGCCACCACCGGCGTCGAGCCAGCCCATTCGGGATCCGCGGCCCCTCCGTGGCCACCTGCGCCGCCGCCGACAACGACCTCGGAGGCAGCCACCGTGACCGCCACTGCAACGACCGGtccaccgccgcctcctcccgCGGGGACCGCGCGAGTGCCTCCCGGGGACAAGGACGCTGCCACGGCAGCCACCATGGCCGCGCCGCTGGCGCCCGAGGGGGTCACCTATGACGCTGCGTCCCCTCCACCGCTGGGGCTGGATGCGAGCAATGCCGCGGCCACGGCCGGGCCCGGGGGTACCGTCACGGCATCGCTGGGCGCCTCAAGCTCCTCCCTTTCGCCGGCCGCGGCACCGTCCTTCCACGGATGCTCTTCGGGAGGGCGCTCGAAGAGCCGGCGGTgggcggacgacgacgacgaggagaccGATGACGACAAACCCGCGACATACCTGGAGGTCGCTCGTCGCCCGGCGATGCCGGCCTCACTGTCCCCCGTGCGCCGCCACACTCGTTCAGCCGCAGCTTTGGGGCGCCGCGGAGCAGGGCCTTTGCATGGCTGTGCTGCTGCTGAGCGGGGCAGCCAGGGACATGGCCGTAGGCGGAGGAAGCGCAGCCGGCCACGCCCACAGCTGGTGAACGGCTTGCCTGTGCGGGCAGTGGACGGCCGTGTCCCTGCCCGCCAACGCCTCGGCCGTCGTGGACGGGTCTCCGCCCCCAACACCGATGGGTGGCGTGAGATTCTCCCCCAACAGGTCTCAggatctgctgctgctgcctcgatGGAGCTGCGCCCCAGCCAGGGGCAACTCTCGCAGGTCAAGAAGATCCCGGCAGAGCTTCACGGCAGATGCTTCAACTGCCTCTCCTACTCGCACCGAGTAGCGACTTGTCGGTTGCCACGGCGTTGCCTGCGCTGTCGCGGATTCGGGCACATCATCAAGGACTGCAGGCGAAGGACTGCTTTGACCTCGGCGGCGGTGGGTGCCGACCTGCCTCGGTATTCTGCTCGCGTCGACCCTACGTCCTCCCTGCACGCGCCGCGCGGCGGTGCAAGGGGTACCGCACCGAGGGCCGTGGGGGGCGCCGGTGGGAGACGACGACAACAGCGGCGATGGACGAATAAGCCGAAGGAGATCGGCACAGGTGCGCCTGACGACCACGCTGGCAAGGCACCTACTTATACTGCTGCACTAAGCTTCCCCGAGCCAGATCCGGTGGCGATGGCGCTATGCGTGAGGGCGGGCCCCCCCGCATTGGTTATCTCTTTCGACCCGATGCTGGAGGAGCTCGCCGCCTCGCTCGTCGTGAGCCGGCCAATGAGAGCAGCAACACCTGAGTGTCTATCTGCTACGGCAGCCCCGCAGGAGGTTGAGGCACCGGTGGCGGACACCTGTTCCCCGACGACGGCTGCTCAGTGGACGACAGACCTGTCACTGACGTCGCCAGGGCAGGGCCCGCCACAACTCACGCCACCACGAGCAGGAGCACCCGGCGTCGCATAGGGTTGCACCACCCCCAGCGACGCGGCGCCCACACCACGCGAAGCTGCACGACGGCTCGCACGGTTCACTGAGGAGGTGCAGCTCGAGCGAATGCCGCCTCTGATCACCAGCCCACCCAGGCAGAAGGTGGCAACCAGAGGGCAACCCATGCCAaagcggagcagacggattgccgctcagccgtTGGCGCACATTCCGATCTCCAAGCGGGGTGAGGTGCTCCTCATGCGGAAGATGGGCTTTGCACCGCCGGCAGGTCCAATCTCATCCGCGTCCAAGAGAGCTTACGACGACTTTTTCGCAAGGAACTGGACGTCGAGCGAAGTGGAAGCACTGGACGAGCTGTTCCCGGCGGCCACTGCTACGATTGGTACAAGGCTCTTCTCGGATGACGGAGCAGAGTCGCGCGGCCATTAGCGGAGACGCACAGCTCCGTTGGTTACTGCGCGGCTCGTAGTTCGGTTgtttacttttatgtaatatccAAGTTTGAAACAGTCTACTAGGCAGGTCCAGTTAAACTGTAAGACCTCTTAGGGCGCTTATCAGAAGCGTGTCGTGTGTATGGTTAaaccctttttcttcttaattacaatgatacgtaaatcttttgcgtattcgagaaaaaaaaggtTTAAAGGCACGCGAACGGAGCCTGTATGTGTACACGAGCAATCCATGCCCGTGCCGTGCACGCGCGGTCCatgatacacacacacacaccgagcTGAGCTCAGACGTGACCTGGCAGAGGCCGCGTCCCGTCCCCCGTGGCGAAAATAGTTTGGCGGCACGGCATTTGGGTGACGCCCCCCGCCCGCGCGAGCACGTGACATGATTGATTTCGATTCAGCCTCAATTTTATTTTGACAGCGACGACACCCGCGACCGCAAGCAGAAGAGGCAGCAGAATCCAGTCCAGCCACCACCCAGTTCCAGTTGCGTTGCTCGGTGAAGCCGGGCGATTCCAGGCCACGACGCCAAAAGCCACCCCGGGCTCAACTCCCTCAGCTCCAGTCCACACGCACGCACCCCCCCTTCCACTCCACCCCCAAGTCCCAGCCCCCACCCACaccacccaccaccaccaccactcctcccctcgccgccgccgccagtccCTCCCCGCCCGATCCGGCCGGATTGCCCCGCCATGGACCAGGTGAGCGCGCCCGCCGTCTCCGATCGCTCCGCTACTGCCgcccccccctccccctccctcccttcTCGACCGGCCGCAGTCGCGCGCGTC encodes:
- the LOC136468474 gene encoding uncharacterized protein, which gives rise to MVAAVAASLSPGGTRAVPAGGGGGGPVVAVAVTVAASEVVVGGGAGGHGGAADPEWAGSTPVVAAVVVPDIIVGVDGVAAEPDLDGCGSVEGRGGAAAPDPVGTGSDPPSAAAAAAPDAGIRAGGHRSRGGARTPDPAASLVGRVGEVEEEEGEGEGEGRAGGAGAWEAADAAGGGGWEVVSRAFKPGVIRFFFIRNRVFLS